In the genome of Metabacillus litoralis, the window AAATATAAAAGAGTTCGCTATAAAGGTGTAGTTTGTGATCGTTGTGGAGTTGAAGTAACTCGTGCAAAAGTACGTCGTGAAAGAATGGGACATATTGAATTAGCTGCTCCTGTATCACATATTTGGTATTTCAAGGGAATTCCAAGTCGTATGGGGCTTGTGCTAGACATGTCACCACGTGCTTTAGAAGAAGTTATTTATTTTGCTTCTTATGTAACAACTGAAACTGGTGATACTCCTCTTGAGAAAAAACAATTACTTTCTGAAAAAGAATACCGAGCTTACCGTGAAAAGTACGGTAATACCTTCCAAGCATCTATGGGTGCAGAAGCTATTAAAAAGCTATTATCAGATATTGATCTAGATAAAGAAGTGGATTCTTTAAAAGAAGAGTTAAAAACAGCTCAAGGACAGCGTCGTACACGTGCAATTAAACGTCTAGAAGTACTTGAAGCATTCCGTAACTCAGGAAATGAACCATCTTGGATGATTCTTGATGTACTTCCTGTTATCCCACCTGAATTACGTCCAATGGTACAGCTTGATGGTGGACGTTTTGCTACTTCTGATTTAAATGATTTATACAGACGTGTTATTAACCGTAACAACCGTCTTAAGCGTTTATTAGATCTTGGAGCACCAAGCATTATCGTTCAAAATGAGAAGCGTATGCTTCAAGAAGCAGTTGATGCTCTTATTGATAATGGACGTCGTGGACGCCCTGTTACAGGACCAGGTAATCGTCCGTTAAAATCACTTTCACATATGTTAAAAGGTAAACAAGGACGTTTCCGTCAGAACTTATTAGGTAAGCGTGTTGACTACTCTGGTCGTTCTGTTATCGTTGTAGGTCCAAACCTTAAGATGTATCAATGTGGTTTACCAAAAGAGATGGCGCTAGAACTGTTTAAACCATTTGTTATGAAAGAGTTAGTTGAAAAAGGATTAGCTCATAACATTAAGAGTGCTAAACGTAAAATTGAGAGAGTGCAGCCAGAAGTATGGGATGTTTTAGAATCAGTTATTAAAGAACATCCAGTTTTACTAAACCGTGCACCAACTCTTCATAGATTAGGAATTCAAGCCTTCGAACCAACTTTAGTAGAAGGTCGTGCAATTCGTCTTCACCCACTAGTATGTACTGCTTATAATGCGGACTTTGACGGTGACCAAATGGCCGTTCACGTACCATTATCAGCTGAGGCACAAGCTGAAGCACGTATTTTAATGTTAGCAGCTCAAAATATCCTTAATCCTAAGGATGGTAAGCCAGTTGTTACTCCTTCTCAGGATATGGTATTAGGTAACTATTACTTAACATTAGAGCGTGCTGGTGCAATTGGTGAAGGTATGATCTTTAAAGATACGAATGAAGCACTACTTGCTTATCAAAACGGATATGTACATTTACATACACGTGTTGCGGTTCAAGCATCTTCATTAAAAAATCAAACATTCACAGAAGAACAAAACAAAATGTTGCTTGTTACTTCTGTTGGTAAGTTAATCTTCAATGAAATCTTACCTGAGTCATTCCCTTACATGAATGAACCAACAAAAGAAAACATTGAAGAGAAAACACCTGATAAATACTTTGTAGCTCCAACTGTTGATGTGAAAGAACATGTTGCAGCTCTAGATGAAATCCCGCCATTTAAGAAGGGGATTCTAGGGAAAATCATTGCAGAAATCTTCAAAAGATTCCATATTACTGAAACATCTAAAATGCTAGATCGCATGAAGAACCTAGGTTTCAGTTACTCTACAAAAGCTGGTATTACGGTTGGTGTATCTGACATCATCGTATTAAAAGAAAAACAAGAAATTATCGGTGAAGCACAAGCTAAGGTAGATAACGTATTAAAACAGTTCAGAAGAGGTTTAATTACTGAAGATGAGCGTTATGAACGTGTTATCTCTATCTGGAGTGCTGCAAAAGATAATATTCAAGGGAAATTAATGGCGTCCCTAGATAAACGTAACCCGATCTTCATGATGAGTGACTCTGGTGCCCGTGGTAACGCATCTAACTTTACTCAGCTTGCTGGTATGCGTGGATTAATGGCCAACCCGGCTGGGCGTATCATTGAATTACCAATCAAATCAAGTTTCCGTGAAGGTTTAACTGTATTAGAGTATTTCATCTCTACACACGGTGCACGTAAAGGTCTTGCGGATACTGCCTTAAAAACAGCTGACTCAGGTTACTTAACTCGTCGTCTTGTTGACGTTGCCCAAGATGTTATCATCCGTGATGATGATTGTGGTACAGATCGAGGCATTCTAGCTGAGGCAATTAGAGAAGGCACGGAGATTATTGAAAAATTAGATGAACGTCTAATTGGTCGATATTGCCGTAAAGTTGTAAAACACCCTGAAACAGATAAGGTAATTGTTGAGGAAAATGAATTAATTACTGAGGATATTGCAGTAGAAATTATGGAAGCTGGAATTGATAAAGTATGGATTCGCTCTGCATTTACTTGTAACACTAGACATGGTGTATGTAAAAAATGTTACGGACGTAACCTTGCTACAGGAAGTGAAGTAGAAGTTGGTGAAGCAGTTGGTATTATTGCTGCTCAATCAATCGGTGAGCCTGGTACACAATTAACAATGCGTACATTCCATACAGGTGGGGTTGCCGGAGACGATATCACACAAGGTTTACCTCGTATCCAAGAGTTGTTTGAAGCAAGGAATCCTAAAGGTCAAGCGATCATTTCTGAAATAAATGGTGTTGTAGCTGAGATCAATGAAGTTCGTGATAAACAGCAAGAAATAGTGATTCAAGGTGATGTAGAATCCCGTTCTTATACAGCTCCATATAATGCAAGACTTAAAGTTACTCAAGGTGATAAAATTGAGAGTGGTCAAGTCTTGACAGAAGGTTCAATAGATCCTAAGGAATTACTAAAAGTAAAAGATCTTCAAGCAGTTCAACAATATTTACTACGTGAAGTTCAAAAAGTTTACCGTATGCAAGGGGTAGAAATTGGAGATAAACACGTAGAGGTTATGGTAAGACAAATGTTACGTAAAGTCCGTGTCATGGATGCTGGTGATACAGATGTACTACCAGGTACACTCCTTGATGTTCATCAGTTCACTGATGCTAACAAACAAGTGTTGTTAGATGGTAAACGCCCTGCAACTGGACGTCCAGTATTG includes:
- the rpoC gene encoding DNA-directed RNA polymerase subunit beta' gives rise to the protein MIDVNNFEYMSIGLASPDKIRSWSFGEVKKPETINYRTLKPEKDGLFCERIFGPTKDWECHCGKYKRVRYKGVVCDRCGVEVTRAKVRRERMGHIELAAPVSHIWYFKGIPSRMGLVLDMSPRALEEVIYFASYVTTETGDTPLEKKQLLSEKEYRAYREKYGNTFQASMGAEAIKKLLSDIDLDKEVDSLKEELKTAQGQRRTRAIKRLEVLEAFRNSGNEPSWMILDVLPVIPPELRPMVQLDGGRFATSDLNDLYRRVINRNNRLKRLLDLGAPSIIVQNEKRMLQEAVDALIDNGRRGRPVTGPGNRPLKSLSHMLKGKQGRFRQNLLGKRVDYSGRSVIVVGPNLKMYQCGLPKEMALELFKPFVMKELVEKGLAHNIKSAKRKIERVQPEVWDVLESVIKEHPVLLNRAPTLHRLGIQAFEPTLVEGRAIRLHPLVCTAYNADFDGDQMAVHVPLSAEAQAEARILMLAAQNILNPKDGKPVVTPSQDMVLGNYYLTLERAGAIGEGMIFKDTNEALLAYQNGYVHLHTRVAVQASSLKNQTFTEEQNKMLLVTSVGKLIFNEILPESFPYMNEPTKENIEEKTPDKYFVAPTVDVKEHVAALDEIPPFKKGILGKIIAEIFKRFHITETSKMLDRMKNLGFSYSTKAGITVGVSDIIVLKEKQEIIGEAQAKVDNVLKQFRRGLITEDERYERVISIWSAAKDNIQGKLMASLDKRNPIFMMSDSGARGNASNFTQLAGMRGLMANPAGRIIELPIKSSFREGLTVLEYFISTHGARKGLADTALKTADSGYLTRRLVDVAQDVIIRDDDCGTDRGILAEAIREGTEIIEKLDERLIGRYCRKVVKHPETDKVIVEENELITEDIAVEIMEAGIDKVWIRSAFTCNTRHGVCKKCYGRNLATGSEVEVGEAVGIIAAQSIGEPGTQLTMRTFHTGGVAGDDITQGLPRIQELFEARNPKGQAIISEINGVVAEINEVRDKQQEIVIQGDVESRSYTAPYNARLKVTQGDKIESGQVLTEGSIDPKELLKVKDLQAVQQYLLREVQKVYRMQGVEIGDKHVEVMVRQMLRKVRVMDAGDTDVLPGTLLDVHQFTDANKQVLLDGKRPATGRPVLLGITKASLETDSFLSAASFQETTRVLTDAAIKGKRDELLGLKENVIIGKLVPAGTGMTRYRQTEPIAKVEQVEEVVSVD